Proteins co-encoded in one Amaranthus tricolor cultivar Red isolate AtriRed21 chromosome 7, ASM2621246v1, whole genome shotgun sequence genomic window:
- the LOC130817324 gene encoding NDR1/HIN1-like protein 6 — translation MSSTHQKIHPIHDVEAPPPPPSAPLIPPHTLRSDSKHHPNHPHLPPLPTRTGLPSTYPTPKHKRNCCCRAFCCILCTLLILLVLIGATIGILFLIFRPKIPHYSIDTLKITQFSPNSNNSISATFSVNITARNPNKHIGIYYLSGSSLSAYYKDILLCQGSLPKFYQGHRNTTFLDVSLSGTVNNATGFSSTYQEQLRQTGNIPLLLRAKVPVKIKLGKLKLMKMRFKVKCELSIQSLANNQEIRIGTSSCKFRLKRIF, via the coding sequence ATGTCATCTACCCACCAAAAAATCCACCCTATACACGACGTCGAAGCCCCCCCACCACCCCCATCCGCCCCACTAATCCCACCTCACACACTACGTTCCGATAGCAAACACCACCCAAATCACCCCCACCTACCACCACTACCCACTCGAACCGGTCTTCCATCCACTTACCCAACCCCAAAACACAAACGAAATTGTTGTTGTCGAGCATTCTGCTGCATTCTCTGTACCCTTCTTATCCTTCTGGTGCTCATCGGAGCCACAATCGGTATCCTCTTCCTCATTTTCCGACCCAAAATCCCTCATTACTCGATCGACACACTTAAAATCACCCAATTTTCCCCCAACTCAAATAACTCAATTTCAGCCACATTTTCCGTTAACATAACCGCACGTAATCCAAACAAACACATAGGGATCTATTACCTTAGTGGGTCATCTCTTAGTGCATACTATAAAGACATACTTCTATGTCAAGGTTCCTTGCCTAAATTCTATCAAGGTCATCGAAATACGACCTTTCTAGATGTTTCTTTATCTGGTACCGTTAATAATGCAACTGGGTTTTCTTCTACATACCAAGAACAGTTAAGACAAACAGGGAATATTCCCTTGCTTTTAAGGGCCAAAGTTCCTGTTAAGATTAAGTTGGGAAAATTAAAGTTGATGAAAATGAGGTTTAAGGTTAAATGTGAGCTTAGTATTCAAAGTTTGGCTAATAATCAAGAAATTCGAATTGGGACTAGTAGTTGCAAATTTAGACTCAAACGTATATTTTAA
- the LOC130817325 gene encoding uncharacterized protein LOC130817325, translating to MGRMLEKAKEELEMLETLHPNRFHYLKNELNSFISLLQSQLIVDSLPSTSYATTQASTTMRRKRKRVCLKNEIEIENGKKERKQKDRVDILLEKAQACLRKIQDFKFTLHC from the exons ATGGGAAGAATGTTAGAGAAAGCAAAAGAAGAACTAGAAATGCTTGAAACCCTTCATCCTAATCGATTTCATTATCTCAAAAATGAGCTTAATTCCTTCATTTCTCTTCTCCAATCCCAACTTATTGTTGACTCTTTACCTTCTACTTCTTATGCCACCACTCAAG CATCAACGACaatgagaagaaaaagaaaaagggtttgtttgaaaaatgaaattgaaataGAAAATGGTAAGAAGGAAAGAAAGCAAAAAGATAGGGTGGATATTTTACTTGAGAAGGCTCAAGCTTGTTTGCGAAAGATTCAGGACTTTAAATTTACATTACACTGCTGA